A genomic stretch from Setaria italica strain Yugu1 chromosome VII, Setaria_italica_v2.0, whole genome shotgun sequence includes:
- the LOC101778735 gene encoding aspartic proteinase Asp1 encodes MAPRWAPPAGLVLLVLLLASAVSGDKPLRGGPSGAGKEPESSSAIFPLYGDVYPHGLYYVSMNIGNPSRPYFLDVDTGSDLTWLQCDAPCVSCNKVPHPLYRPIKNKLVPCVDQLCASLHGGLSGRHKCDSPHQQCDYEIRYADQGSSIGVLVNDSFALRLANSSVVRPSLAFGCGYDQQVGSSSEVSPTDGVLGLGSGSISLLSQLKKHGISKNVVGHCLSLRGGGFLFFGDDLVPYSRATWAPMARSAFRNYYSPGSASLYFGGRSLGVRPMEVVFDSGSSFTYFAAQPYQALVSALKGGLSRTLKEVSDPSLPLCWKGKKPFKSVLDVKKEFKSLVLSFANGKKALMEIPPENYLIVTKYGNACLGILNGSEVGLKDLNILGDITMQDQMVIYDNERGQIGWIRAPCDRIPNDNTIHGFEEGYCWPQFPGIIGLPNEDCPAYYRSNIV; translated from the exons ATGGCTCCGAGGTGGGCCCCCCCCGCCGGCCTCGTGCTTCTGGTGCTGCTCCTGGCGTCGGCGGTGAGCGGGGACAAACCGCTGAGGGGCGGGCCGTCCGGCGCGGGCAAGGAGCCGGAGTCGTCCTCCGCCATCTTCCCGCTCTACGGCGACGTCTACCCGCACGG CTTGTACTACGTGTCCATGAACATCGGCAACCCGTCGAGGCCATACTTCCTGGACGTCGACACCGGCAGCGATCTCACCTGGCTGCAGTGCGACGCGCCCTGCGTCAGCTGCAACAAG GTGCCACACCCACTCTACCGACCAATAAAGAACAAGCTGGTGCCCTGCGTGGATCAGTTGTGTGCATCCCTCCACGGTGGACTATCCGGCAGGCACAAATGTGACTCACCTCATCAGCAATGTGACTATGAGATTAGGTATGCTGATCAGGGGTCATCCATCGGCGTGCTCGTCAACGACAGCTTTGCGCTCCGCCTTGCAAACTCCTCTGTTGTCCGCCCTAGTCTTGCGTTTGG GTGTGGGTATGACCAACAGGTGGGCAGCAGCAGCGAGGTGTCGCCCACTGATGGAGTGCTTGGGCTTGGGAGCGGATCAATTAGTCTACTTTCACAGCTCAAGAAGCATGGGATCTCAAAGAACGTGGTTGGCCACTGCCTAAGCCTAAGAGGAGGGGGGTTCCTCTTCTTTGGGGATGATCTTGTGCCTTATTCGCGTGCAACATGGGCTCCCATGGCTCGAAGTGCCTTCCG gaattactaCTCCCCTGGTTCAGCAAGTCTGTACTTTGGTGGCCGGTCACTAGGCGTGAGGCCAATGGAAGTAGTTTTTGATAGCGGCAGCTCATTCACCTACTTTGCTGCACAGCCATATCAAGCGCTTGTCAGCGCG CTTAAGGGTGGTCTAAGCAGGACTCTGAAAGAGGTATCTGATCCCTCCCTGCCTCTCTGCTGGAAAGGGAAGAAACCATTCAAATCTGTGCTTGATGTCAAAAAGGAGTTCAAATCATTGGTTTTGAGCTTTGCCAATGGCAAGAAAGCACTCATGGAGATCCCTCCTGAAAACTACCTCATTGTCACT AAATATGGGAATGCATGTTTGGGCATCCTCAACGGATCGGAAGTTGGTCTCAAGGATCTGAACATTCTTGGAG ACATTACCATGCAGGATCAGATGGTGATATATGACAATGAGAGAGGGCAAATTGGATGGATTCGTGCACCCTGTGATAGAATCCCCAA CGACAATACCATTCATGGGTTTGAGGAAGGTTATTGTTGGCCCCAGTTCCCTGGGATCATTGGTCTCCCGAATGAAGATTGCCCAGCCTATTACCGCTCGAATATAGTGTAA